CTGCGGAAGCTTTCACCTCCGTGACGGGGACGTGTAAGCAGGCCTACAGCTGGGGCTCCACAACTTTTCTTTGCGTCATCATAAATCCACATTGTGTGATTCCCTGTCCCCTTATTGATCTGCGAAGGACTGCACTGCAGACGTCCTCACTGATGGCACGGTATACAAATCCAGGGGAATTAAAAGAATGCAAAAACAGCTCCATTAATCGTTGGGGAGGGGTCACCGGACCTATCAGGGAGACCCCCCCTCTTCCTTCTCGCTTTTTCCTTTACCTGCCTTACCGCTAACGGTGCACCAATGTCGCGCCGCAGGTCACGCAACATTCGGCGAGCTGCGAATCGTCTTCTGCCCGGGCATCTGTACGACGagtagctgctgcttctgccgGGTGGACTTCACGGCCAGGATCGCCTGCCGGTTCTTGTACTGGACCATCTGCAGGGTGATCTCCGCGTTCCAGCCCTCGTCCTGTGGGCACCTAAAGTCGATCTCTTTGCCTTCGGTCATCACCACGGTGAAGTAGACGTACTTGCCCTTGCGCTCCACGCAGTCCACCGTCTTCATGTTGGCGAAGTGCAGCTCCTTGACTTTGCCCGCGTTGCCGACGCCATGGTGCGGCTGGTGGTGCTGCGCGTGGTCGTGCTGCTtgggcggcagcagcagcacgccaTCCTCAGTCAGGACGCAGTGCTTCTTcttccacagctgcagcagcccgTCGCTTCGCTTTTCCAGCAGCCCTTCCTTGAACACCTTCCT
Above is a window of Betta splendens chromosome 9, fBetSpl5.4, whole genome shotgun sequence DNA encoding:
- the phlda1 gene encoding pleckstrin homology-like domain family A member 1, with product MLENGRKVFKEGLLEKRSDGLLQLWKKKHCVLTEDGVLLLPPKQHDHAQHHQPHHGVGNAGKVKELHFANMKTVDCVERKGKYVYFTVVMTEGKEIDFRCPQDEGWNAEITLQMVQYKNRQAILAVKSTRQKQQLLVVQMPGQKTIRSSPNVA